A DNA window from Arachis duranensis cultivar V14167 chromosome 3, aradu.V14167.gnm2.J7QH, whole genome shotgun sequence contains the following coding sequences:
- the LOC107478954 gene encoding uncharacterized protein LOC107478954 → MGTVGDEVNVDELGDIDWEEDNNDSEEKFEVNYEVDDENDDEDLASNPVMQNEADAIVSQHPFGVPSFMRTLDLEAMHVPEFSEYANTGEGNVAEEDGEFSVGIEFGSRESVISAIKSYTISRGVDYTVYESEPHTFYAKCKGYGAGCDWLIRASLIRKKACWEIMRYNGKHTCTIGTISQDHAKLDSDTIADVIRSLVEADPSIKVKSVIAEVQGRFNYTVSYRKAWLAKQKAVAKVFGDWEVSYQTLLVWLKAMTVKMPRSRVQIKMLPVYHESEEVQGVRVLHRVFWSFYPCIVAFRHCKPLVIIEGETATHGYNLYRQLPCRQVLA, encoded by the exons ATGGGTACGGTCGGCGATGAGGTCAATGTTGATGAGCTCGGGGATATAGATTGGGAAGAAGATAATAATGATAGCGAAGAGAAATTTGAAGTTAACTATGAAGTCGATGACGAAAACGATGACGAAGACTTGGCAAGCAATCCGGTGATGCAGAATGAGGCGGATGCCATTGTAAGCCAACACCCATTTGGTGTTCCATCTTTTATGCGAACTCTAGATCTCGAAGCCATGCATGTCCCGGAATTTTCTGAGTATGCGAATACGG GTGAAGGCAACGTTGCGGAGGAAGATGGCGAGTTTAGTGTCGGAATAGAATTTGGTTCAAGAGAGTCGGTGATATCTGCAATCAAAAGTTACACCATCTCTAGAGGAGTTGATTACACTGTGTATGAGTCTGAGCCGCATACATTCTATGCGAAATGCAAGGGGTATGGTGCAGGGTGCGACTGGCTTATCCGAGCTAGCTTGATTCGAAAAAAAGCTTGTTGGGAGATCATGAGATACAATGGCAAGCACACGTGCACCATTGGCACGATTTCACAAGATCATGCCAAGTTGGACTCGGACACAATTGCAGATGTCATTAGGTCGTTGGTCGAAGCAGACCCCTCGATAAAGGTGAAGTCTGTTATTGCAGAAGTTCAAGGCAGGTTCAACTACACTGTGAGTTATCGCaaggcttggttggcaaagcagaaAGCTGTCGCAAAAGTTTTCGGTGATTGGGAAGTTTCTTACCAGACTCTGCTAGTATGGTTGAAAGCAATGACAGTGAAGATGCCAAGGTCTCGTGTTCAAATTAAAATGCTCCCCGTTTACCATGAGAGTGAGGAGGTTCAAGGTGTAAGAGTTCTGCACCGCGTTTTTTGGAGCTTTTATCCGTGTATTGTAGCATTCAGACACTGCAAGCCACTGGTGATTATCGAGGGCGAGACAGCGACGCATGGTTACAACTTATATCGTCAACTCCCATGTCGTCAAGTCCTCGCCTAA